The Pseudomonadota bacterium genome has a window encoding:
- a CDS encoding ribosome maturation factor RimP, protein MTKKDTGAVAQPEIITAIEKFVQPIVADLGLELVEVQYRREPSGIVLRIIIYKAEGVSIDDCAGVSRQVAHILEVEDLIDQAYNLEVTSPGLDRPLVKEKDFIRSKGKEVKVITSEPVDGDNVHVGIIENFENSVLSLQTGKGLVKIDFDLISKAKLVIRF, encoded by the coding sequence ATGACGAAGAAGGATACCGGTGCTGTTGCTCAGCCGGAAATAATTACTGCCATTGAAAAGTTCGTGCAACCAATAGTTGCAGACCTGGGCCTTGAGCTGGTTGAGGTTCAATACCGGCGTGAGCCTAGCGGGATAGTGCTCAGAATTATTATATATAAGGCAGAAGGCGTTTCCATTGATGACTGTGCTGGTGTGAGCCGACAGGTCGCGCATATTCTCGAAGTCGAAGACCTGATTGACCAGGCATATAACCTGGAGGTGACATCACCCGGCCTTGACCGGCCTCTTGTGAAAGAAAAGGATTTTATTCGTTCCAAGGGGAAAGAAGTAAAGGTAATAACTTCTGAGCCAGTTGATGGCGATAATGTCCATGTCGGTATTATTGAAAATTTTGAGAATAGTGTATTATCCTTGCAAACCGGTAAAGGTTTGGTGAAGATTGATTTTGATTTGATCTCCAAGGCGAAACTGGTAATCAGATTTTAG